In Phycisphaerae bacterium RAS2, the DNA window CGATGCCGCGGTCGTACATGTAAGCGAGGTACCAGCAGCTTTCTGAATCGCCATACACACTCGCCTGCACGAGGATTTGCTCTATTCCCGTGGGAACATATGAGGGAGCATCCGGCAGCAGCGCGATCCGCGCAATTCCTTTGACTGCGTAGAGATTCTCCTTCCCACACCTCTCATACAGGGCGATCGCCCGAGCCAAGTCGCGCGGCCTCCCACGTCCGGTTTCATACGCCTTTCCGAGGAGGAAGCACGAGGCCCAATTCGACTCGGCATCACAGACCGCCTCAAGCGACGTCAGCGCGCGAGCCACGTCGGATTCAGACTTCACTTCATTGAGGAAGAGATATTGAATCACCACGTTGAGGCAGCCATCGACGTTGCCCAGTTCGCAGGCACTGGCGAAATGCCTTGCGGCAGCGCCGTGATTCTTACGGACGATCTTGCCTTCCATGCAGATCAGGCCGAGTTCGTTGTACGCGGCCCCGGAATGGCCGCCCTCGGCCTGCGCGCCCGCCGCGAGGACGAGGCTGTGCCCGGCGTGCATGCGATTTTCGGCGAAGGCCTTCTTCCAGAACGGAATCGAGTTGCCGGGGTGCGGCGCTTCAATGTAGCCGGTTGCGTACATGCCGCCGAAGACCGCCGCCCAGCAGGCCATGTGCACGAGGTTGAGCCGCTTCGGCTGAAGGGTCGATTCCCACCATTGATTGAATCGCCCCACAAAACCGCTTCGCGCTAGTTTCTCGATCATCGGAACGCACAGGTTCAGGATCGGAACCGGCAACAGCTTGTCCCAGAACAGCGGGACTTCATAAACGTCCAGAACGCGGAACAGGACGAAGTAGCCGGTTCCGTACAACGCGCCGAAGATCACGCGCCCGAGGTTGGTTCGCGGCGACGTGGCTGGATCGGTGATGAGCAGATGCAGCCCGAGGAAGATCGGCGCGGCGATGTTGACGTTGACGAAGAAGTAAAGCCCGGTCGCTTGCGTGTAACCCAGGTTGAGCACGATGAGCATCGACATCGCGGCCAGCGTCATCAGCGTGACGTGGAACAGGTACTGCACCAGCAGGCCGCCGAGGAAAATCACGATCAGCATGTGCGGCGTTTCAAACGACGCGGCGATCTGCTTGCCCCAGGTCAGGTCGTTCGTCGTGCCCGTAAAGATCAGCCCCAGCGCGAAGAGAAACTGCCCGAAGGCCGACGGGTTGAAAATGTGCGACCGGCGACCGTTCCGTTCCCAAGTGATGAACTGCTTGGCGAACGCGCCGAGAGCGACCATCGCGAATTGGAAGAAATACCAGTCGTCCTTGAACCAGAGCAGCAGGTTGGTGCTGAAGATGATCGGCAGGGGGCCGAAGCCGATGCGCCATGTGCGGCCGCGGCTCCAGGTGACCAAGCCTTCGAGGATGTATAGAAACATCACTTGCGACAAAATCAGAGGCAGTTCGAGATAGACTTCCGGCGCGAACCAGCCCCACCAGATCATGATGGAGAATTGCACGAACGCCTGAACGTAATGCGAAGAGATCGGAACGAATTCGACCGTCAGCGTTTGACCTCTTCGGCGGGCGACGGAACGGAGTATCAACTGCCAGATCGCCATGACCGTGGCGACACCGACGAAGGTCCATCGCAGGCGGGCGCTGTCCTGTGCCCGTTGAAGGAACGTAAACAACAGAAGCCCGGCGGTGAAGATCGCAGGCAATTTGACGAGCAGCGCCTGGGGGGGCGTTCGCATCGTCACGGCGTTGGTGATCGGCGCGGCGATCGTCGAATCGCGGCCGGCAGGAATCTCAACGTTCGCTGGTTGCAGGCTCACCGGGTTGCATCCTCTGGGTTGATGATATGGTATTGGAACACGCATTGAATCGGCAACTTTGCGTGGGTCCGCACCGATAAACAGGGCCGCTGGAGCGTTGCCTCTAAACGCCCGGCAGGCGCACGGCGGCTGGCTGGATCAACTGGCTTCCAGGTTGAATCAATGCTAGGATGGCCGCGAGTCCTTCGCCGCACACTTTGCAGGGATGCTCGCGGCGGTGGCGACGGATCGAATGGAGCAGCGAATGAAACTGGCGTTCAGCAGCGTGGGCTGTCCGGGCTGGAACCTGGCCCAGATGGTGGAGCGGGCCAAGGAGTACGGCTACGAGGGGATCGAACTTCGCGGCCTAATGGGGCAGATGCATCTGCCTCTGGCTCCGGAGTTAGCGTCCAATCCGGGCAAAGTGTCGCAGCTCATGCGGCAGGCCGGCGTCGAGTTGATCTGCCTGGCATCGTCCGCGGCGTTTCACATGCGCAACCCGAAGGAAGTCGCCGCGAACCAGGCCCAGGCGCGCGAATACATCGATCTGGCCCAGCGGCTTGAGTGCCCCTTCGTCCGCGTCTTCGGCGCCGAGATTCCCAAGCGACTGTTGGGCTACGAACGCCGAGAGGTGACACTTGGACGAATCGCCCAGGCGCTGCGCGAATTGGCGGCGTATGCCGAGGCGCGTCGTGTGACCGTGCTCGTCGAGAACAGCGGCGATTTCACCGACAGCGCCGCAATTTGGTACCTCGTCGATGCGGTGGAATCGGTGGCGATGCGCTGTTGTTGGAATCCTCTTGCCGCGCGGACGCGTAGCGAACGGCCGACGGTGTCCATTCCCCGGCTCGGCTCCAAGATCGGCCTCGTTCACGTGACCGACGCAAAATTCAGCGGCACAGGCTTCGATGGCTACGCCTTGCCGGGCCAGGGCAATGTAGAGATTGCGCGGATGGTACAACTGCTCAAGGGAATCGGTTACCAGGGGCACTTGGTGTTCGATTGGCCGAAGCTGTGGACGCCTTCGCTGGCCGATCCGGAAAAGGCGTTCCCGGCTGCGGCGCAGTTTCTAAAAAAACTGCTGGATGAGAAACCGGTCCCGATGTCTGCCTACAAAGGCGACAAGTACGTCCCGCGGCAGGGGCACGAGCTTGCCGGCGCGGGAGCGTAGGGTCGTGATGCGGGCGCGCTTCGCATGTCATGCTTGCGCGGTGCTGCTGATGTTCCCGCTCGTCGGATGGTCTCAATCGCGCGATGCTTCGGGCGAAGCGAATCGTCGCGACCACACTGCAAGCAGTCAGGTTGTCGAATCGCCGTTGGATGCGCTATCGGCCGCGCTGGGCGGTTCGTTTCGTCGCTATCACACCGAGCACTTCGAGATTCTTTCCGATTGCGACGCCGGCACGGTCCGCCGCGTTCTGGATCTGGCGGAGGACACGTTTCGTGGCGTGTCGCGATTCATCGCGAGGCTTGAATTGCCGCATCGTCCGCCGGCGGGACGCATGCCGATGCTCCTGTTTGAACGGTACAAGGGCTATGAACGGCACGCCCGGCAGGCCGGGTTCCCCGCCAGTGAAGCAGTACCGGGTTACTTCGACGAGACGACGGGAATCTGCGCGCTCTTCAACTTCGCCAACTCAACGGCCATCCGTACGCAAAGAGACGAACTGTGGCGGCGGGAGCGCGAACAGAAGTCGTTGCAACGGTCCGGAAGCAATGCGAACGCCGCCGCTGCGGCGCCGGCGCAGGATGACGTGAAGTCTGCGCAACGGGCGCTGGATGCGACACAACAGGCCGTGATCGCAACAGTCGTGCGGCACGAAATCGCCCATCAGGTTCTTGCTGCGACCGGTGTGCAATCGACGAGTTCGGGCGCGGCGCGCTGGCTGATCGAGGGCACCGCGATGCAGTTTGAGAATGCCGACGGGCCGAACGCGTTTCGCCTTGCGGATGCGCTGGCGATTCCACCGGACGATCGTCCGGCGCATGCACGACGCGTGGTCGGAGATCCGCGCGAGCTGGCCCCCGGCACAGCCGGTGCGTCCGCGGCGTATGCGATGGCCTGGGCATTGGTTTACTATTTGGCGGAGACCCAGCCGCGCGCGTTGGCGAGTTACTTATCGACGCCGCCGGCCGGGGTAAACGAGTTGGATGCTTTCGAACGCCGCTTTGGGGAGCTGGATGCGGCGTTTGTGCGGCAGGTCTACACGCATTTGGAGGCGACGCGTCCTTGAGCGCGCAGATCATCGACGGCAAGGCGATCGCGGCGGCGATTCGAACCGAGACGAGCGCCGGAGCATCGGCGCTGCGCGCGCGAGGCATTGTGCCGAAACTGGCGGCGCTGACCGTCGGCGATGACGCATCGGCCGGAGCCTATGCCGAGTCGCAGCGGAAGGACGCAGCCGGAGTGGGGATTGAATACGAGCGCGTGGCGCTGCCGGCCGGCGCGGCCGAGTCGGATGCGATCCGCGAAATTGACCGTTTGAATCGAGATGCGACGGTCAGCGGAATCATTCTGCAGATGCCGCTGCCCAAGTCCTGGGACACCTTCTCGCTGCAGCAGCGTATTGCCCCGGCGAAAGATGTCGAAGGCGTCGGTAACGCGAACCTGGGGTTGCTGTTCATGGGGCGCGAGGCGCTTGTCCCCTGTACCGCAGCCGCCGCGTTTGCATGCCTGAATTCAACCGGCGTGCCGATTGAAGGGCGTGACGCGGTCGTAGTGGGGCGCAGCGTAATCGTCGGAAAGCCTTTGTCCTTCTTGTTGCTTCATTCGCATGCGACAGTGACGGTCTGCCACACGCGAACGGCTGATCTCGCGGCGCACACGCGCGGCGCGGAGATTCTCATGGTCGCGGCCGGTGTGGCGGGGTTGATCGGAGCCGAGCACGTCGCGCCGGGGACAATTGTGATTGACGTGGGCATGCACCGGGTCAGCGTGGTCGCGGCGGATGGGACGCATCAGAAAAAGACTCTGGGCGATGTACGGTACGACGAAGTCGCGCCGCTGGCCCGCGCGATCACGCCGGTGCCGGGGGGCGTCGGCCCGGTCACGGTGGCGATGCTGCTGGCGAATACGCTTCAGGCCGCCGATCGAGCCGCGCGGACAACCGCTCCGCGCATATAATCCGTCAGCATGACGCGCACGCAGTCCATCGGCGTTCAATCCGGCCCCAGCAATACGGAAGCGAGCGCGACCTTGCCGGGCAGCAGTGACGCGCTGCATCGCCTGCCCGCGCGACGAGGATCGTGGGTGGGGGCGGCCGTCGTGAGCATCGCGATCCACGCGGCGGGCCTGCTCGGTCTCGCCGCTGCGACATGGTCATTTACGCGCCCGGAGATCACCGAGCGTGCGTATTCAGTGGAATTGACTGATTCCATTGCCGAGCCGCCGGCGGTTGGTTTCCAGTTCTCCGGCAAGCCGGACAACGCCACACGCGAAACCCTGCCGGAGAGCGCCGAAGGCCCGACGCTTAGCGACCTCGCCACGGTCTTGGCATCACCGGACCGGGCGGCGGAGGTGAAGCCGCTACAGGTGGCGGGGGGCACCGGGCTGGACGAGCTTGCGGTCGGCGCGATCGGTGGGTCGGATATTGTGCCGGTCGGGCGCGGCAGGGGAGGGAGTCATGGAGATGGGAAGGGGTTGGGCGAGCGCGATGTGACGGGCGGAGCGTCAATCGGCAGCATGTGGGGAGTCGGCGAGGGCCAGGCCGCGAAATCCGTCGTGTATGTGATGGATCGCAGCGGGTCGATGGGGGACTCGTTTGGCGCGTTGCAGAAGGAACTCATGCGCGCGATCGGGTCGCTCGGAGCCGATCAGCAATTCAATGTCATCTGGTTCAGCGACGGCCGGCCGACGGAGTTGTTTGAGCGGCTTCGCTGGGCCAATCCTGAAAACAAGCGGGATGCGTTTGATGCGATCAAGTCGGTGGCGCCACGGGGACAGACCGAGCCGGTCGAGGCAGCACGCCGAGCCCTGCAATACAAGCCGGATGTCATGTACCTGCTATCCGACGGGGACTTCGGCGATCAAAATTCGAAACTGCTCAACCTGATTGCCCGGATGAATCGGGAGGGGCGGACTACGATCCACACGATCCTTTTTGTTCTCGATTCCATGGATGAGGGAGAGCGAATCCTGCGCCGCATTGCGGAATCCAACCGGGGGACTTACAAACACGTCTCGGATCGAGAGGTGCACGAGCAGGCTCCGGCCGTTGCGCCGTGAGTCGCTTTCGCAACGAGGTGCGTCAAGCTCCGGAAGGATCATCACCGGCATGAACCAGTCACGATGGATTGGCGTCGCGCTGTTCGGTGCGGCTGCAATCGCCAGTACGGCGTCCGGGCAGGATGTCGTCAACGGCGGCCCGGCTCCGCAGGCGACAAGCGGATCGCGCACCTTGTTCACGGTCATTGTTCATGGTGCGGAGTGGACAGGCCTGATCATCGCCGTGATGTCCCTTGCCACGGTCACGATCATCATTGAGCAGTTCGTCAGCGTACGGCGGAAGACCATGGCCCCGGAGAGCGCGATCGAGCAGATGCGCGCGCTGATCGACGCGCGGAAGTTCAAGGACTGCATCGAGCAGTTGAAGGCCCAGCGCAGCATGTTTGCCGATGTGTTGGAGGTCGGCCTTCGGCACGGCCGACACGGGTTCGACGCCATGCGCGAATGCGCCGACGAGCGCGCCGGGGTCTGGAGCAGCCGGTTGTTTCGGCGCGTGGAGTACCTGAACGTGATCGGAAACCTCGCTCCGCTGCTGGGGCTGCTGGGGACCGTTCTCGGCATGATCAAGGCCTTCGGCGCGATGCAGGACACGCACGGGGCCTATCGCCCGGAAGACCTTGCGGGCGGAATCAGCCTGGCGCTGGTGAACACCTTTCTGGGGTTGAGCGTGGCGATCGTCGCGCTGGGGTTCTTTGGCATCTGTCGCAATCGAGTCGATGCGCTGACCGTGTCGGCGCATGCGGCCGTGCTCGACCTGCTTGAGTATTTTCGTCCGGCGACGGTCGGCTTCGGGACCGATGCGCCGCGGCCCGCGACCCCGACTCCTGGTGGCGCCGCCGGCTCGTTGCCGGGGAGCGCGGCAGGCAGCGCGGGGGCTGCTTCGGCCAGGCCGCAACCGGTGGAGTCGCGTTAGGCACCTGAAGGAACGATCCGGCACGAAGGCTGTTTTGCCATGATCCGCCGCCGCCCCGAACCCACCGCACTGACGCTGAACCTCGCACCGATGGTGGACGTCATGATGTGCCTGCTGATCTTCTTCATGCTCGCGACGAAGATGGTCGAGCGCGAAAACGTGCGGATCGACCTCCCCGCGGCAGCCACTGCACAGGATGCCGCATCGACGGAGTTCGGCAATCGCGTTGTCATCGGGATCGTTGCGAATGAACTGGGCGAGCCGGCGTATCAGTACCGTGGCGAGCCGGCGACGCTGGACGAGGTTTCACGCCGGTTGAAGTCCGCGGGATCCATTGATCCTGAATTGAATTGCGTCATCCGCGCCGATCGCTCGCTTGAGTATCGGCACATTGAAGCGGTGATGCGCGCCTGCGCTGATGCGGACATTCGTCGAATTACGTTCGCCGCGGCGCAGCAGGAGGCTCGTCGGTCATGAATCGCCGGGGATTTCCCACTGCGCACACGGCCGTGCCCAACCTCGCGCCCATGGTCGACGTGGTCATGGTGATTCTGATTTTCTTCATGCTGGGCACCAGCTTTGTGCTGACCGAAGGATTCCTCGCGACGCAATTGCCGGCGCAGGCCGGCCCGGGCGGCGCTGCGCGGATCAGCATCGTGCCGGCCGTGCGAATCGAGCTGTTTGTGGCGGCTGCCGAGGCTTGCGGCATTCGGGTAATGGGCCGGCCTGTGCGCGACGGCGACTTCGCCGCGCTCGAGGCCGTCCTGCGGTCACGCGTGGAGGCAGGCGCGGATTCGCAATCGCGGGTGGTGATTCGCGCGGAGCCGGCGGTTCGATACGAGCAGGTCGTGGCGGCGATGGATGCGGCCCGGCGAGCGGGATTCGCGCGCATTCAGTTCGCGGTGGATCGTGGAAAATCGACCGCAACGGTTGACGGGGCTTCCTGATGGAGCGGGCATGCCTGAATGAGGTGCATCGGTGGGTGTATGCGGCGATCGCGCTGGCGTTGTTCGCCGCTCAAATTGCAGCGGTTCCGGCGCGCGCGCAGGACGATCCTGCAATTGAGGCCGGCCGGATCACGGGAGAGACCTTTCAATTGATTCGCGGCCTGACCAGCCGGGGCATGCCGGAGCTGGTCGCGGAATCCGTGAAGGACCATCCGCCGGCTTGCCGGATTCACGTGGCCCGTGCTTTTCGCCAGGCCGCGATGATGGAAGCCGTCGGGGAATCGCGCACGCGACTGCTCGACGAATCGCAGCGAGAGTACCGGGCGCTGATCGCGCGAGACCCTGGTGGAAGCGCCGAGCGCAGCGAATGGGCCGAGTATCATTTCGCCGAATGTCGCGTTGAGTTGGCCGACCTGCTCCTGAACCACCGACTCGCTTCGGAACTGAATCGCCTGGAGATGACCAGCGGTCTTGCGGGTGATCGCAAGGCGCTGGATGCGGGGCTGGCGGAGGTGGTCGAGCTGCACCGCCGGGCCGGGCTGGGCCTTGCCCGCCTCATCGAGGCGTGGCGATTGACCGAGGAGCGGTTCATGCTACTGGGCCTGACGCAGCCGCTCCGTACTCTGGGGCGCGCGCAGCGGACGGGACTTGCCTGGGCGCAGGTGTATCGCGCGGAGGTCACGGCTTCGGACGACGCGGCTCGAATCGGATGGGCGAATGCCGCGCTGGCGGAGTTTGACGCATTGAGCCAGGAAGCCGGTGATTCCGACGAGCGCGCGGCGGCGCTGCTGGGCAAGGGCATTGCGTTGCGCGCATTGCACGCATGGGATGACGCGGGGGCCGTGTTAAAGCGAGTCGTGGACGCTCCCGTCGCGGCGACCGTATCGGTGCGGGCGCAATACGAAATAGGCCGGACCCTGCTTGCAGCGGAGCGATGGGAAGCGGCCCGGGCGGCGCTTGCGGCACTGGCCAGGCGATCGGGGGCGCCGACCGACTCGTCCGTGGTGTTTTATGTTCGCCTTGCCCCGATTCTGCACGCATGGTCCTGGATGGAAGAGGCTCGCGCGATGGCCCGGTCCAAGTCCGCGAACAAAGCCGGTCAAGCTGGAGCCGAACACCGCGGAGAGACGACCAAGGCGTTTGAAACGCTTCGGGATCGCGCGATCGAAGAGTTTGAGCGCATCTCGCGGCGCGGACCGGAGTGGGATGCGCTGGCGCGAGTGTACCTTGATCGCATTGTGCCGTCCGCGGCGGAACCCACGTCGCTGTCGGATGCCTCACTTCGCGTCGCCGCGGAAGAGAGTCTTGCGCGAGAGGACTTCCGACGGGCCGAAGCGTTTTTGAAAAATCTCATCGAGCGGCAGCTTGACCCGGCGCAACTTGCCTCGGCAGCCTTGAATCTTGGTGTCTGTCAATATCGGCTTGGGCGGGCGCGGGAGGCCTTGTCGAGCGTTGAGAAGGCGGTGAACAGTCCGGATGACGCCGTCGCAGCACGCGCTGTCGAGCAGGCCTATCGAATCGCGCGCGAGGTGGCCCTGGCCGACCGAAGGCCGGAGGATTGCCGTGCGCTGGCGGCGGCCGCGCAGCGGCTGGTTAAGCGCCTGCCGAAGCATGAGCTCGCCGACGAGGCCCGGTATTCGGCAGCGTTGGCGTTGCAGGAAGCCGGCGATTGGGAGGAAGCCATTGCAGCGTTCGAGCAGGTTCCGACCGCGTCGGAATACCACGCCCGCGCGTTGCGTGGGGTTGCCGGAGGCCGTCAGCACCTGTATGACGCGGCGGTGGAAGCGCGCAGCAAACAAGCCGCGCTCGCCGCGCGGGCCGCTGCCGAGGCGTGGCTTGCTTTTGCCCGGACCAGTGAACCGGGAGGGTCGGCGGATGTCATCCAATCGGCTCGGTTGCAGGCCGCGAGGTTATTGAAGTCTGACCTGATCGGCGCGTTCGACGAGGCGCTCGAAGCGGTTGCGCCGCTCGAGCCGGATTTTGACGTACTCGCACTACGTTGGCATTGCCTCTTGAGCCTTGGTCGGCTCAAGGAAGCATCTGACGTACTCGGCCAGACCCTGAAGATACCCATCAAGTCAAGATCTGGCGACGTCGTGGCGTCACTCTTCACCGATATCGATAACGAAATCACCCGATTCGATGCTGCGGGTCGGCAGGAAAAGGCGGCGCATCTCGCCGGCGAGGGCGTGAAGCTTGCCGAGCGCCTGACCGGTCTGTGCACGACGCAGGCCCAATTTCGCGATCAGGAAGACGTGGCGCGATTCGCGTGGGCGCGATACCTGGCGCGGGCAGGGCATCCTGACGAGGCACTTGAACAACTCGACCAATTGATGCGTCGCTCGCCGCAACGAGGTGATTACATCGCCTTGGCGGCCCGGCTGTGCGAAGAACAGTCAGAGTCGATGGACGCGTCGAGTCGCGCCAGCCATTCCGAGAAAGCGGAAGCGTTGTGGGGGCGACTGCTGGAGGACTCGGCGCTTCGCGATTCGAATCCCGCGCTGTATTGGCAGGCGCGGTATTGCTGGTTGCGTCATCAATTGCGTCGAGGCCGCGCAAAGGACGTCGCTCGCGGGATCGCCAACGATCGAGCGTGGTACCCGGATCTCGGTGGCCCGCCATGGCAGGCGAGGCTGATTGAGTTGCACGACGAAGCGCGGAGATTAAGCGAAACGAGCGCCCCATGAAGCGGTGGATACTTCTCGGTTCAGCGATCGTGATTCCTGCTTCGTGCGGTGCGCCGCCGGTGTCGCCCGTTCAGGAATGGAGCGGGCCTGTTCGGTCGGAGCCGGACAACGCGATGGCCAGGGGGCTGTTCGATCAAGTGGTGGACGGGACGTTTTCATTCGATGAAGAAGGGTTCTATTGGTTGTGCGCGAATGTTTCTACCAATTCCGCTCGGCGCGAGTTGCTCGCTGCCTCCTCCGCAAGCCCGACGCCGGTGCGACAGATGCTGGAGCGGCCCGCGGATTTTCGCGGGTTGCCCGTCGTGGTGGAGGGGATCCTTCGCAGTCGGGAGGAATACGAGATTCATGATCGGCCGGAGTTGGGGCGGTTGACGCAATTGGAACTGTCCGTGCCCGGTTCCCGTGCGATTGTGACTGTTGTCTGCACGGAGCGGCCGGCGGTCGTATCACCCGATGCGCCGTTGCGTGCGACCGGCTACTTCCTCAAGTCACGGCAGTTTCGCACGACGGACGGTCAATCCGGCGCCGGCGTGGTGCTCGTGACAAACGGGATGATCAGCACGCCGACCTCACGCGAAATTGTCTCGTCGAGTCGTGAATATTCGCTTGGATCGATTCGCACAGAATGGCTTGTCGCCTGGATCGCAGTGTTTGCTGTCATATGGCTGTTCGTACGACGCCGGTTGCGTGATCCGATCGGCGCTCGAAATGCGTCTCGCATGCGAATGCCTCGGCGCGTTCACGAGGGAACCGGCGATTCTGATTTCGCATGGATGACGACGACTGATCCGAAGGCGAAAGAAAGGTCATCACGCGGCAAGACAGGCAGTGAATCGAATCCATGAAGCGAGTTGGCGTCGCTGTGAGCTTGTCGTATCATGTGATAGCGAGCGGAATTCACAACATCAATGCCCGATACCGAGGGGATGAAATTGCGCAGGCAAGCAATAGGGGCTGGGAATCAAAAGGGTCGTGCCTTGCACGCTCTGCGTGGCGC includes these proteins:
- the hcpA gene encoding Beta-lactamase HcpA precursor, producing the protein MSLQPANVEIPAGRDSTIAAPITNAVTMRTPPQALLVKLPAIFTAGLLLFTFLQRAQDSARLRWTFVGVATVMAIWQLILRSVARRRGQTLTVEFVPISSHYVQAFVQFSIMIWWGWFAPEVYLELPLILSQVMFLYILEGLVTWSRGRTWRIGFGPLPIIFSTNLLLWFKDDWYFFQFAMVALGAFAKQFITWERNGRRSHIFNPSAFGQFLFALGLIFTGTTNDLTWGKQIAASFETPHMLIVIFLGGLLVQYLFHVTLMTLAAMSMLIVLNLGYTQATGLYFFVNVNIAAPIFLGLHLLITDPATSPRTNLGRVIFGALYGTGYFVLFRVLDVYEVPLFWDKLLPVPILNLCVPMIEKLARSGFVGRFNQWWESTLQPKRLNLVHMACWAAVFGGMYATGYIEAPHPGNSIPFWKKAFAENRMHAGHSLVLAAGAQAEGGHSGAAYNELGLICMEGKIVRKNHGAAARHFASACELGNVDGCLNVVIQYLFLNEVKSESDVARALTSLEAVCDAESNWASCFLLGKAYETGRGRPRDLARAIALYERCGKENLYAVKGIARIALLPDAPSYVPTGIEQILVQASVYGDSESCWYLAYMYDRGIGVAKDTVKSRRFLETACRLGEKEACKIKAMPSLPPFSKPRMLLPNWFTAFPLSPATTQ
- a CDS encoding fructoselysine 3-epimerase — translated: MKLAFSSVGCPGWNLAQMVERAKEYGYEGIELRGLMGQMHLPLAPELASNPGKVSQLMRQAGVELICLASSAAFHMRNPKEVAANQAQAREYIDLAQRLECPFVRVFGAEIPKRLLGYERREVTLGRIAQALRELAAYAEARRVTVLVENSGDFTDSAAIWYLVDAVESVAMRCCWNPLAARTRSERPTVSIPRLGSKIGLVHVTDAKFSGTGFDGYALPGQGNVEIARMVQLLKGIGYQGHLVFDWPKLWTPSLADPEKAFPAAAQFLKKLLDEKPVPMSAYKGDKYVPRQGHELAGAGA
- the folD gene encoding Tetrahydrofolate dehydrogenase/cyclohydrolase — its product is MSAQIIDGKAIAAAIRTETSAGASALRARGIVPKLAALTVGDDASAGAYAESQRKDAAGVGIEYERVALPAGAAESDAIREIDRLNRDATVSGIILQMPLPKSWDTFSLQQRIAPAKDVEGVGNANLGLLFMGREALVPCTAAAAFACLNSTGVPIEGRDAVVVGRSVIVGKPLSFLLLHSHATVTVCHTRTADLAAHTRGAEILMVAAGVAGLIGAEHVAPGTIVIDVGMHRVSVVAADGTHQKKTLGDVRYDEVAPLARAITPVPGGVGPVTVAMLLANTLQAADRAARTTAPRI
- a CDS encoding biopolymer transport protein ExbB, which encodes MNQSRWIGVALFGAAAIASTASGQDVVNGGPAPQATSGSRTLFTVIVHGAEWTGLIIAVMSLATVTIIIEQFVSVRRKTMAPESAIEQMRALIDARKFKDCIEQLKAQRSMFADVLEVGLRHGRHGFDAMRECADERAGVWSSRLFRRVEYLNVIGNLAPLLGLLGTVLGMIKAFGAMQDTHGAYRPEDLAGGISLALVNTFLGLSVAIVALGFFGICRNRVDALTVSAHAAVLDLLEYFRPATVGFGTDAPRPATPTPGGAAGSLPGSAAGSAGAASARPQPVESR
- a CDS encoding biopolymer transport protein ExbD; translation: MIRRRPEPTALTLNLAPMVDVMMCLLIFFMLATKMVERENVRIDLPAAATAQDAASTEFGNRVVIGIVANELGEPAYQYRGEPATLDEVSRRLKSAGSIDPELNCVIRADRSLEYRHIEAVMRACADADIRRITFAAAQQEARRS
- a CDS encoding biopolymer transport protein ExbD, whose product is MNRRGFPTAHTAVPNLAPMVDVVMVILIFFMLGTSFVLTEGFLATQLPAQAGPGGAARISIVPAVRIELFVAAAEACGIRVMGRPVRDGDFAALEAVLRSRVEAGADSQSRVVIRAEPAVRYEQVVAAMDAARRAGFARIQFAVDRGKSTATVDGAS
- a CDS encoding Anaphase-promoting complex, cyclosome, subunit 3 codes for the protein MERACLNEVHRWVYAAIALALFAAQIAAVPARAQDDPAIEAGRITGETFQLIRGLTSRGMPELVAESVKDHPPACRIHVARAFRQAAMMEAVGESRTRLLDESQREYRALIARDPGGSAERSEWAEYHFAECRVELADLLLNHRLASELNRLEMTSGLAGDRKALDAGLAEVVELHRRAGLGLARLIEAWRLTEERFMLLGLTQPLRTLGRAQRTGLAWAQVYRAEVTASDDAARIGWANAALAEFDALSQEAGDSDERAAALLGKGIALRALHAWDDAGAVLKRVVDAPVAATVSVRAQYEIGRTLLAAERWEAARAALAALARRSGAPTDSSVVFYVRLAPILHAWSWMEEARAMARSKSANKAGQAGAEHRGETTKAFETLRDRAIEEFERISRRGPEWDALARVYLDRIVPSAAEPTSLSDASLRVAAEESLAREDFRRAEAFLKNLIERQLDPAQLASAALNLGVCQYRLGRAREALSSVEKAVNSPDDAVAARAVEQAYRIAREVALADRRPEDCRALAAAAQRLVKRLPKHELADEARYSAALALQEAGDWEEAIAAFEQVPTASEYHARALRGVAGGRQHLYDAAVEARSKQAALAARAAAEAWLAFARTSEPGGSADVIQSARLQAARLLKSDLIGAFDEALEAVAPLEPDFDVLALRWHCLLSLGRLKEASDVLGQTLKIPIKSRSGDVVASLFTDIDNEITRFDAAGRQEKAAHLAGEGVKLAERLTGLCTTQAQFRDQEDVARFAWARYLARAGHPDEALEQLDQLMRRSPQRGDYIALAARLCEEQSESMDASSRASHSEKAEALWGRLLEDSALRDSNPALYWQARYCWLRHQLRRGRAKDVARGIANDRAWYPDLGGPPWQARLIELHDEARRLSETSAP